Proteins from a single region of Lysinibacillus sp. JNUCC-52:
- a CDS encoding VanW family protein has translation MKSWIAVFCLGSTIALAGCQETLENEQIDIDDVKQPVTYTEDKEQEAGPIVVEIVDPQSLEIIHIISPQELGYETDPESYKKKIEQLAQQLARGTETVVGLDKRMVLDKLDGNGQVIKGSPLVILKESELVERVLAASVTGGKVEMPLYITESGYYLEDIPYLEDVVVASYTTYFSSSDVGRNKNIELSAKAINNVIVGSGDTFSFNTVVGPRDEKNGYQPAPEIINKKLVMGIGGGICQTSSTLFNAVDQLPIKFVERHHHSLDVGYVPKGRDATVSYGGLDFRFQNTSDVPFLIKATYGKDFLTIEIRTSEKYKELIKS, from the coding sequence TTGAAGAGCTGGATAGCTGTATTTTGTTTAGGAAGTACTATTGCTTTGGCTGGCTGTCAAGAAACATTAGAGAACGAACAAATTGACATTGACGATGTAAAGCAGCCAGTGACGTACACGGAGGACAAGGAGCAGGAAGCTGGACCTATAGTAGTTGAAATTGTTGATCCGCAATCTTTGGAAATCATCCACATCATATCACCACAGGAACTAGGCTATGAAACAGACCCTGAATCGTATAAAAAGAAAATTGAACAATTAGCACAACAATTAGCAAGGGGAACAGAAACAGTAGTTGGTTTAGATAAGCGCATGGTGCTCGACAAATTGGATGGCAATGGTCAGGTTATTAAAGGAAGTCCATTGGTGATTTTAAAAGAAAGTGAATTGGTTGAAAGGGTACTAGCTGCATCTGTAACGGGGGGCAAAGTAGAAATGCCACTGTATATTACTGAAAGTGGCTATTATCTAGAAGACATACCGTATTTAGAGGATGTTGTAGTAGCATCGTATACAACATACTTCAGCTCCTCAGATGTAGGAAGAAACAAAAATATCGAACTGTCAGCAAAGGCGATCAATAATGTCATTGTTGGGAGCGGGGATACTTTTTCTTTTAATACTGTTGTTGGACCGAGAGATGAAAAAAACGGCTATCAGCCCGCACCTGAAATTATTAATAAAAAACTTGTTATGGGCATCGGTGGGGGTATATGCCAAACTTCCTCAACGTTGTTCAATGCAGTCGATCAATTACCTATAAAATTCGTCGAGCGACATCATCATTCTTTAGATGTTGGCTACGTTCCAAAGGGTAGAGATGCAACGGTATCCTATGGCGGATTGGATTTTAGGTTTCAAAACACAAGTGATGTGCCTTTTTTAATTAAGGCAACGTACGGTAAAGATTTTCTTACTATTGAAATAAGAACATCCGAAAAATACAAAGAACTTATAAAAAGCTAG
- a CDS encoding LuxR C-terminal-related transcriptional regulator, whose protein sequence is MPTTLLSSKLTIPLEAPDLIERRQLFDLLRLHTYKKVTILRAPAGYGKTTVLSSWFKNSKETVAWVSLDAAENDPIRFWTYAVHAVAKAYQCNIDQILAPLLHAQDLATLEFFINSFLEELNALAKPIHIVLDDYHLIDNPAIHQLMTQFIEYLPSEAHVYITTRTALALPTAKWRVKQWLQEFNADHLRFTLQETKQFFSYKHATPLNQQHLQNVLDKTEGWVAGLLLTRLANEQQIDPIDNIAQPFISEFLWQEIIQNLPPTTQKFLIQTSLLHELEPTICDQLTKQSNSLELLENLEAKGLFIIRLQSKKPVFRYHHLFAEALQLELNKQYSVQQVQSIVQEVAHSIYNNQGNYISAIELALKYEQYEQAASWITEHLVQLYASGQTTTFMRWLQQLRSAHYVVSYEMLVIGFLTSITTMDTKIATSLMEELEMRQYVEHWMEQEEHGAMAYIYESAKAYAIVASGGNLQVVEEIMRNLLAKGPAPSRWDNVPIPYNIFEYKLSRTSIGSKGKLQIMEDGEAVGKLFRETSLQTANVTAFSYGVAAESLYERSLIEYAQKELEIAIGLGHHHQDPGLFIPMYLLKAKIYTHQQQATTARAMLAQVLEGVSEKHWRTSIQIMQAYCFIIDGDSQNAEMLLQATKTKQPFWQLVYARLLLLKGELNDALSIVIQVKTKAQQDEQIATIIEATVLEAICQHRLGNTSIALDILHEVLQLAAKYYYVRTLLDEKELLPLLEQYFQLESYALKWNPYPDYYFNYLQSCTTSVVRNEILTPREMELLDLLANGVTNREIAKLLNLSDGTVRVYLSTIYQKLGVKSRTQAILHTKK, encoded by the coding sequence ATGCCTACTACATTATTATCTTCTAAATTAACGATTCCTCTCGAGGCACCTGATTTAATTGAGCGAAGACAATTATTTGATCTTTTACGACTTCATACTTATAAAAAAGTGACGATTTTACGTGCACCAGCAGGCTATGGAAAAACAACTGTTCTAAGTAGCTGGTTCAAAAATAGTAAGGAAACTGTGGCTTGGGTATCACTTGATGCTGCTGAAAATGATCCGATTCGTTTTTGGACTTACGCTGTGCATGCCGTTGCCAAAGCTTATCAGTGCAATATAGATCAAATACTTGCACCACTGTTGCATGCTCAAGACCTAGCAACACTTGAATTTTTTATCAATTCATTTTTAGAAGAGCTTAATGCCTTAGCAAAACCGATACATATTGTATTAGATGATTATCATCTAATTGATAATCCAGCAATTCATCAACTTATGACTCAATTTATAGAGTACTTACCTTCTGAGGCACATGTTTATATTACAACTCGGACAGCCCTTGCACTCCCTACTGCTAAGTGGCGCGTTAAACAATGGCTACAAGAATTTAATGCGGATCATTTACGATTTACGTTGCAAGAAACTAAGCAATTTTTTTCCTACAAACATGCAACACCACTAAATCAACAACATTTACAAAATGTTTTAGACAAAACGGAAGGATGGGTAGCTGGATTATTGTTAACGCGCTTGGCAAATGAACAACAAATAGACCCAATCGATAATATAGCGCAGCCGTTTATTTCTGAGTTTCTATGGCAAGAAATTATTCAAAATCTTCCGCCTACAACACAAAAATTTCTCATACAAACATCTCTACTGCATGAGCTAGAACCTACTATATGTGACCAACTAACAAAGCAATCAAATAGCCTTGAACTGTTAGAAAATTTAGAAGCAAAAGGTCTATTTATCATTCGTCTGCAATCAAAAAAGCCTGTTTTTCGCTACCATCATTTATTTGCTGAAGCATTACAATTAGAACTAAACAAACAATATTCAGTTCAGCAAGTACAATCAATTGTCCAAGAAGTTGCTCATTCTATTTACAACAATCAGGGAAATTATATTTCTGCAATTGAGCTAGCACTTAAATATGAACAATATGAACAAGCCGCTTCATGGATAACAGAACATCTTGTACAGCTCTATGCTTCCGGGCAAACAACAACATTTATGCGCTGGCTACAACAACTTCGGAGTGCTCACTATGTCGTTTCGTATGAAATGCTTGTTATCGGCTTCCTAACTTCTATTACAACAATGGACACCAAAATAGCTACTTCCCTTATGGAGGAGCTTGAAATGAGACAATATGTAGAACATTGGATGGAGCAAGAAGAACATGGAGCGATGGCATATATTTATGAAAGTGCTAAGGCATATGCAATTGTCGCTTCTGGTGGAAATTTACAGGTAGTTGAAGAAATTATGCGTAATTTGCTTGCGAAAGGTCCTGCGCCCTCACGTTGGGATAACGTTCCGATTCCATATAATATTTTCGAATACAAACTGTCTCGTACTAGTATCGGCTCAAAAGGGAAACTTCAAATAATGGAAGATGGCGAAGCCGTTGGTAAACTTTTTCGAGAAACATCGTTACAAACTGCAAATGTTACAGCTTTTAGCTATGGGGTTGCTGCTGAATCATTATACGAACGAAGTTTAATAGAATACGCTCAAAAGGAGCTTGAAATCGCCATCGGTTTAGGTCATCATCATCAAGACCCTGGTTTATTTATTCCGATGTATTTATTAAAGGCAAAAATTTACACCCATCAACAACAAGCAACTACAGCACGTGCGATGCTAGCACAAGTATTAGAAGGTGTTTCGGAAAAACATTGGCGAACTTCCATTCAAATTATGCAAGCTTATTGTTTTATAATTGATGGAGATAGTCAAAATGCAGAGATGCTATTGCAGGCAACAAAAACGAAGCAACCATTTTGGCAGCTCGTTTATGCTCGTTTACTGTTATTAAAGGGCGAGCTAAACGATGCATTATCTATTGTCATTCAAGTGAAAACGAAGGCTCAGCAAGATGAGCAAATCGCAACGATTATAGAAGCAACAGTGTTAGAGGCTATTTGCCAGCATCGTTTAGGAAATACTTCTATCGCATTAGATATTTTACATGAAGTGTTACAATTAGCAGCAAAATATTATTATGTTCGGACGTTATTAGATGAGAAGGAGCTACTCCCTCTTTTAGAGCAATATTTTCAATTAGAGTCGTATGCATTAAAATGGAATCCTTACCCAGATTATTATTTCAATTATCTTCAAAGTTGCACAACAAGTGTCGTTCGTAACGAAATATTGACACCACGTGAAATGGAATTGCTCGATCTTTTAGCCAATGGTGTCACCAATCGAGAAATTGCGAAGCTGTTGAATTTATCAGATGGAACCGTTCGCGTTTATTTATCTACTATTTATCAAAAACTAGGTGTCAAATCCCGTACACAGGCAATCCTCCACACAAAAAAGTAA
- a CDS encoding CAP domain-containing protein, with protein MFKKVKKVAMASVLSVSILVPISAMAADSYTVVAGDSLWKIAVNTQTGVQELIDANPQLANPDQINVGQKINIPTNEQASVEQEVVKLVNAERAKAGLPALKEDWELSRVAKYKSQDMHDKNYFDHTSPTYGTPFTMMKNFGITYKSAGENIAKGQKSATEVVNAWMNSEGHRANILNTSYTHIGVGFVKDGNYWSQMFIQK; from the coding sequence ATGTTTAAAAAAGTAAAAAAAGTCGCAATGGCATCCGTATTATCGGTTTCAATATTAGTACCAATCAGCGCAATGGCAGCTGATTCATATACAGTAGTAGCAGGTGATTCTCTTTGGAAAATTGCCGTAAACACTCAAACAGGCGTACAGGAGCTAATTGATGCAAATCCTCAACTAGCAAATCCTGATCAAATAAACGTAGGGCAAAAAATTAATATTCCAACAAATGAGCAAGCATCTGTAGAACAAGAAGTCGTTAAACTTGTCAATGCAGAACGTGCAAAAGCGGGTCTTCCAGCATTAAAAGAAGATTGGGAGCTTTCAAGAGTAGCAAAATATAAATCTCAAGACATGCATGATAAAAACTACTTCGACCATACAAGTCCAACATATGGCACACCATTTACAATGATGAAAAACTTCGGTATTACGTATAAATCAGCTGGAGAAAATATTGCCAAAGGTCAAAAATCAGCTACTGAAGTCGTAAATGCTTGGATGAATAGTGAAGGACACCGAGCAAATATTCTAAACACAAGCTATACACATATCGGTGTAGGCTTTGTGAAAGATGGTAACTACTGGTCTCAAATGTTTATTCAAAAATAA
- a CDS encoding DHHW family protein produces the protein MKQKAERLLVFSFIGTMLFFTLLFFILPHHRFSELENRYLQAAPHLTWDNVISKKYAEEAERFVTDHFPFRDKWLWMKSATEKGRLQQENNGIYQGKDGYLFDKFTEPDNTKVQQDINAVKQFAYKHPKVNVTFLLAPTSIGLYPERLPWLAPTYPQKKVNQLIEGQLHNDLTFINGFDFLEPHATETIYYRTDHHWTTYGAYLAYVAYAKQMGWEPLSKSDFLIKNVSNSFLGSYHTRSQFTNVTPDQIQAYIPRKQVKTEMYIADSNQTFTTMYDTSFLKKKDQYSYFLGGVHALMKLTTKLDPQQIEQQKLLVIKDSYAHNVIPFLTNHISEIHVIDLRYYNGNITQYMNENGIEDVLLLFNTTTFVEDTAISKINK, from the coding sequence ATGAAGCAAAAAGCAGAGCGGCTATTAGTTTTTAGTTTTATCGGTACAATGTTGTTCTTCACGCTACTGTTTTTCATTTTGCCTCATCATCGCTTCTCCGAATTGGAAAATAGATATTTACAAGCAGCACCCCATTTAACATGGGATAATGTAATATCGAAAAAATATGCAGAGGAAGCGGAGCGTTTCGTCACAGACCATTTCCCATTTCGTGACAAATGGTTGTGGATGAAATCAGCCACGGAAAAAGGACGTTTACAACAAGAGAATAATGGCATATACCAAGGGAAAGACGGCTATTTATTCGACAAGTTTACAGAACCAGATAATACGAAAGTGCAACAAGATATAAATGCAGTAAAGCAATTCGCCTATAAGCATCCAAAAGTGAACGTGACATTTTTGCTTGCACCGACATCAATTGGGCTTTATCCAGAGCGCTTACCGTGGTTAGCTCCAACGTATCCTCAAAAGAAAGTCAATCAATTAATAGAAGGGCAATTGCACAATGACTTAACGTTTATCAATGGTTTTGATTTTTTAGAGCCACATGCAACTGAAACCATTTACTACCGTACGGACCATCATTGGACGACATATGGAGCCTATTTAGCGTATGTTGCGTATGCAAAGCAAATGGGGTGGGAGCCTCTTTCAAAGAGCGATTTTTTAATTAAAAACGTTAGCAATTCATTTCTTGGAAGCTATCATACTCGAAGTCAATTCACGAATGTAACGCCTGATCAAATTCAAGCTTATATTCCACGTAAGCAAGTAAAGACAGAGATGTATATCGCAGATTCTAATCAAACCTTCACTACAATGTACGATACAAGCTTTCTTAAGAAAAAGGATCAATATTCTTATTTCTTAGGAGGAGTACATGCGCTTATGAAGCTTACGACAAAGCTTGACCCACAGCAGATAGAACAACAAAAGCTTTTAGTCATCAAAGACTCTTATGCTCATAACGTCATTCCATTTTTGACAAATCATATTTCTGAAATTCATGTAATTGACTTGCGCTACTATAACGGTAATATAACGCAGTATATGAATGAAAATGGTATTGAAGATGTTCTGCTGTTGTTTAATACAACAACCTTCGTTGAAGATACTGCCATTTCCAAAATAAATAAATAA
- a CDS encoding MBOAT family O-acyltransferase, whose translation MVFSSLLFLFVFLPIVLMLYYCSPRKIKNFILFIMSLIFYAWGEPVYIVIMLVSTLTDYCFGLLLDKPNMSSVKRKGIVLCSIIVNLMLLSYFKYADFLIHNINTLLGTDIPLTELPLPIGISFYTFQSMSYIIDVYRGTAKAQRNWIDFGTFVALFPQLVAGPIVTYNTIAQQLQHRAESISMFAEGVRRFIIGLAKKVLLANNIGLLWDTISSSNVETMPMLTAWLGIIAFAFQIYFDFSGYSDMAIGLGLMFGFRFNENFNKPYIAQSITDFWRRWHISLSSWFRDYVYIPLGGNRKGLAIQMRNILIVWLLTGFWHGASWNFIWWGLYFGVILIVEKWWGLTLLSRLPRWTRHFYAIFLILIGWVLFAFEQPSLIGKYLAAMFGFNGQSLWNNDTGYYFYTNIVLLLVLIMASIPMKLWKKTSELSLPHIAWYGILYFLSVAYLVDATFNPFLYFRF comes from the coding sequence ATGGTATTTAGTAGTCTGCTCTTTCTATTCGTATTTTTGCCAATAGTGCTAATGCTTTATTATTGTTCGCCAAGAAAAATTAAAAATTTCATTTTATTTATTATGAGTTTAATTTTTTATGCATGGGGCGAACCAGTTTATATCGTGATTATGCTAGTGTCTACACTGACGGATTATTGTTTCGGTTTGTTATTAGATAAGCCAAACATGTCGTCAGTAAAAAGAAAGGGCATTGTTCTATGCTCCATTATTGTGAATTTAATGCTGTTATCTTATTTTAAATATGCAGATTTTCTTATTCACAATATCAATACATTACTTGGTACGGATATCCCTTTAACGGAACTTCCTTTGCCAATCGGTATCTCCTTTTATACGTTCCAATCCATGTCTTATATTATAGACGTCTACAGGGGAACAGCAAAAGCACAGCGGAACTGGATTGATTTCGGTACATTTGTGGCTCTGTTCCCCCAATTAGTGGCTGGCCCAATCGTGACATATAATACGATTGCCCAGCAACTGCAGCATCGTGCAGAAAGTATTAGTATGTTTGCAGAAGGTGTGCGACGCTTTATTATTGGCTTAGCTAAAAAGGTGCTATTAGCTAATAACATAGGCTTACTTTGGGACACAATTTCTAGCTCAAATGTAGAAACGATGCCAATGTTAACAGCTTGGTTAGGCATTATTGCTTTCGCCTTTCAAATTTATTTTGATTTTAGCGGATATTCTGATATGGCCATAGGACTTGGATTAATGTTTGGTTTTCGATTCAATGAAAATTTTAACAAGCCGTATATTGCTCAAAGCATTACGGACTTTTGGAGAAGGTGGCATATCTCATTAAGCAGCTGGTTCCGAGATTATGTTTACATTCCACTCGGTGGCAATCGTAAAGGGTTAGCCATTCAAATGCGCAATATTTTAATCGTTTGGCTACTGACAGGTTTTTGGCATGGGGCCAGTTGGAATTTTATATGGTGGGGGTTGTATTTCGGAGTTATTCTTATTGTTGAAAAATGGTGGGGTTTAACTTTACTTTCTCGCCTACCACGGTGGACAAGACATTTTTATGCCATCTTCCTAATTTTAATTGGATGGGTGCTGTTTGCTTTCGAGCAACCGTCGTTAATAGGAAAATATTTGGCGGCCATGTTCGGATTCAATGGACAATCCCTTTGGAATAATGACACTGGGTACTATTTTTATACGAATATCGTGCTCCTTCTAGTGCTAATTATGGCTTCAATACCGATGAAATTATGGAAGAAAACGAGTGAGTTATCATTACCGCATATTGCTTGGTATGGCATACTGTATTTTCTTTCTGTAGCTTATTTAGTCGACGCGACGTTTAATCCATTTTTATATTTTCGCTTTTAA
- a CDS encoding DUF4358 domain-containing protein, with translation MKKTIMILLTAMLAVIISACAGDKDSTIEVKLSAKEMADQMLEKVEQPVLMELSAEELKDLYNIDSAKLEDYSVRVPMMNIKTNEIAIFKVKEAKDVADIQAALKKRAENVQKQFEQYLPDQYENAKNYKLITKGNYVLLVISDSADELIKVYDSFFESK, from the coding sequence ATGAAAAAAACAATCATGATTTTATTAACGGCTATGCTAGCTGTGATCATCTCTGCTTGTGCGGGAGATAAAGATTCGACAATTGAAGTAAAACTGTCTGCTAAAGAAATGGCAGATCAAATGTTAGAAAAAGTAGAGCAACCCGTACTAATGGAATTATCAGCGGAAGAATTAAAGGACCTCTATAATATAGATTCTGCTAAGCTTGAGGATTATTCAGTACGTGTGCCAATGATGAATATTAAAACAAATGAAATAGCTATATTCAAAGTAAAAGAAGCAAAGGATGTTGCGGATATCCAAGCGGCATTAAAAAAACGTGCAGAAAATGTTCAAAAACAATTTGAACAATATTTACCAGACCAATATGAGAATGCTAAAAACTACAAACTTATTACAAAAGGGAATTACGTATTATTAGTAATTTCAGATAGTGCTGACGAGCTTATAAAAGTTTACGATAGCTTCTTTGAATCAAAATAG
- a CDS encoding transmembrane-type terpene cyclase gives MNQYYFLFICQLGMGLFWILTYILIIKRSFQDEKYGMPMVAICANISWEFIFTFIYPQNDLQRVISFIWFVLDLVIMWQYLIYGRNEYKKTISSKLFYTSFLFTLSVSFLIIMALSHELHDMEGKYAAFIQNLMMSGLFIGLLLGRGSLAGQSMSIALCKMIGTLFAAVGFFIYFRTPFITITSMATVMYDLLYIALVYRLSRK, from the coding sequence ATGAATCAATATTATTTTTTATTTATTTGCCAACTAGGCATGGGACTTTTTTGGATTTTGACATACATACTTATTATTAAACGGAGCTTTCAAGATGAGAAATATGGTATGCCAATGGTTGCAATATGTGCCAATATTTCATGGGAATTTATCTTTACTTTTATTTATCCTCAAAATGATTTACAAAGAGTTATCTCGTTTATATGGTTTGTACTCGACCTTGTCATTATGTGGCAATATTTAATATATGGGCGTAATGAATATAAAAAAACGATTTCTTCAAAACTTTTTTACACATCATTCCTATTTACACTTAGCGTCAGCTTTTTAATCATCATGGCACTTTCCCATGAGCTACATGATATGGAAGGAAAATATGCGGCATTTATACAAAATTTAATGATGTCTGGACTATTTATCGGTTTATTGCTCGGTAGGGGGAGTTTAGCTGGCCAATCTATGTCCATTGCACTTTGCAAAATGATTGGAACGTTATTTGCAGCTGTCGGTTTCTTTATTTATTTTAGAACCCCATTCATTACAATTACTTCTATGGCAACCGTTATGTATGATTTACTGTATATTGCTTTAGTTTATCGTTTATCAAGAAAATGA
- the pgeF gene encoding peptidoglycan editing factor PgeF — MKTKIYYNNEQFIAGTTLKDSTELEQNNMALHVCTSPDDVVINRKKLAATLHCDINDFICTQQTHSANFHRATLDDKGFGAQQQDTAIANTDALYTFEKDLILCSFTADCVPVIFYNDRHGVIGVIHSGWQGTVKEVTVKLFQHLIETEQCSPQDFHVQIGMALSQQKFEVDADVYEQFNRLGYADDFMYYNAQTNKYHIDNQQTVKRQCELAGIPSHQITIDNTCTFLSDQGFSYRQDKQCGRHLSFIMRKS, encoded by the coding sequence ATGAAAACTAAAATTTATTACAACAATGAGCAGTTCATAGCAGGAACTACCTTGAAAGATAGTACGGAACTTGAACAAAACAATATGGCACTACACGTTTGCACAAGCCCAGATGATGTAGTAATTAATCGAAAGAAATTAGCTGCAACCTTACATTGTGATATCAATGATTTTATATGTACGCAGCAAACACACAGTGCTAATTTTCATCGGGCGACGTTAGACGATAAAGGATTCGGGGCACAGCAACAAGACACAGCCATTGCCAATACCGATGCGCTCTATACTTTTGAAAAAGATTTAATACTTTGTAGTTTTACGGCTGATTGTGTACCTGTCATTTTTTATAATGATCGTCATGGTGTGATTGGTGTGATTCATTCAGGCTGGCAAGGTACAGTCAAGGAAGTGACAGTCAAACTATTTCAACATCTTATCGAGACAGAGCAATGCAGTCCTCAAGATTTCCACGTACAAATCGGCATGGCACTTAGCCAGCAGAAATTTGAGGTTGATGCCGATGTCTATGAACAATTTAATCGTCTCGGCTATGCGGATGATTTTATGTATTACAATGCACAAACAAATAAGTATCACATTGATAACCAACAAACTGTGAAAAGGCAATGTGAGCTTGCAGGTATTCCTTCACATCAAATTACGATTGATAATACGTGCACGTTTCTTAGTGACCAAGGGTTCTCCTACCGTCAGGATAAACAGTGCGGCAGACATTTGAGCTTTATCATGCGAAAATCATAA
- a CDS encoding DUF5658 family protein — protein sequence MLHNKIEESNPIMHFLWMSSPALFLTVKMMLSISISYLSYLVYKLSSTRFRKLYTTCLLGIFILYLAIFSIHLYWLIVL from the coding sequence TTGCTGCACAATAAAATTGAAGAATCAAACCCGATTATGCACTTTTTATGGATGTCAAGCCCTGCCTTGTTTTTAACAGTGAAAATGATGCTGTCTATATCCATTTCCTATCTTTCCTATTTAGTTTATAAGCTGAGTAGCACTCGTTTCCGAAAACTATACACAACCTGTTTGTTGGGAATTTTCATCCTTTACTTAGCAATTTTCAGTATACATTTGTACTGGCTAATTGTACTTTAA
- a CDS encoding Ger(x)C family spore germination protein, with product MNRKLLCLMLFIQLLFLAACGEKEIKVPLEDVGMVGIIAFDYIDKDSMKLTVAIPQYSPEAQRSTQTFTVVTDLVSNGIVEIEKLSDKKIVFNQLRVVLFNEEFARQGNVRKVIQHLYRNAEVGNKVLIAIVKENGEEMLKYNYPDKPNINFYLNDLLQPSINTAFNPNTNIHDFMYTITNPVFDPIIPFIDKNSDKIEIKGIAVFKGNQMFELINPKEALIIQAIQGRKNLAPLDITMEQGHGKEKLLIDLVENDVHLKSNKSMTSPKLTISIEIKGTLSEYKGERENDLFTTESLAELEKDVNKELEQDIKTFLDKLNEWQVDPSGLSEYFRMYHYGKWTTEKKREIVSKVAIDVHVKTSIISTGTLK from the coding sequence ATGAACAGAAAACTTCTTTGTCTAATGCTTTTTATACAACTGTTATTTTTAGCTGCTTGCGGAGAAAAGGAAATAAAGGTACCACTTGAAGATGTAGGGATGGTAGGTATAATCGCTTTTGATTATATAGATAAAGACAGCATGAAACTAACCGTCGCAATCCCTCAATATTCACCTGAAGCACAACGGAGTACACAGACTTTTACAGTCGTCACGGATCTCGTTTCAAATGGCATTGTGGAAATAGAAAAGCTTTCAGATAAAAAAATTGTTTTTAATCAATTACGTGTTGTGTTGTTTAATGAGGAGTTTGCACGTCAAGGTAATGTGCGAAAAGTGATTCAACATTTATACCGAAATGCAGAAGTAGGTAATAAAGTACTTATTGCGATTGTGAAAGAAAATGGAGAAGAAATGCTAAAATATAATTATCCTGATAAACCAAATATTAACTTTTATTTAAACGATTTATTGCAGCCAAGCATAAATACAGCATTTAATCCTAATACAAATATTCACGATTTTATGTATACGATTACTAATCCTGTGTTCGATCCTATTATTCCGTTTATTGATAAAAATAGCGATAAAATTGAAATAAAAGGAATTGCGGTGTTTAAAGGTAACCAAATGTTTGAATTAATAAATCCAAAAGAGGCACTTATTATTCAAGCAATACAAGGAAGAAAAAACCTTGCCCCATTGGATATTACGATGGAACAGGGACATGGCAAAGAAAAACTATTAATTGACTTAGTTGAAAATGATGTGCACTTAAAAAGCAATAAAAGTATGACTTCACCTAAGCTCACTATATCTATAGAGATAAAAGGAACATTAAGTGAGTACAAAGGTGAAAGAGAGAATGATTTATTTACAACAGAAAGCTTAGCCGAATTGGAAAAAGACGTAAATAAGGAGTTAGAGCAAGATATTAAGACGTTTTTAGATAAACTGAATGAATGGCAAGTAGATCCAAGTGGGCTAAGTGAATATTTTCGAATGTACCATTATGGAAAATGGACAACTGAAAAGAAGAGAGAAATTGTTAGTAAAGTTGCAATTGATGTTCATGTAAAAACATCCATCATTAGTACGGGAACATTAAAATAA